In Candidatus Acidiferrales bacterium, the genomic stretch CCGAGCACTACAATCATGTCATATTGATTTTGTCTCACCTGATTATATCCGTCGGCCATGATCTGGCCTGCATAAATATATCCGGCATGGGGCACGATGATGGCGATGGGTTTATTGTCCTCGGCAGGTTTTGCATCCCTCAGAAATGATTTGATTGCGCTGGTCAACTTTGTCGAGTCCGCCGGATAAAACTTGCCGGCAAAAACCGGTTGCCTTATTGAGTCGGTTTGATAATTACTCGGAGCGGGCTTCTCGCCTTTGCAGGAGCCGGCGAGAAATAGAAAAATAACACCATAAAAGATTTTCTTCATACTTGCTCTCCTGAATTTCAATTGCCCATCTTCATGCGAATCTTTCTTGCATTTGAAAAGTAAAGACGCGGTCCGAAATTCATTTCCAGACACCTGCAATGGTATGACCGCAGTATTCACATCGGCCGTCTTTCACGTGATTTTCCGTCACGAAGAAGCCGCTCCTGTTTATGACCAACTTTCCACACGATGGACAATAGGTGGCGTTGCCCGGGTGACCGGGAACGTTCCCGACAAACGCATAGTGAATTCCTTTCGACATTGCAATTTCTCTTGCTCGTTCCAAGGTGGAAATAGGGGTCGGCGGCAGGTTAAGAAGTTTGTAGTCAGGATGGAATCTCGTAAAATGTAGCGGCACATCGGGACCGACTTCTCCAAAGACCCAGTTTGCTAGGTCATCCATCATTTTGTCGGAATCGTTCAACGTAGGAACGACTAAGTTTACAATTTCCAAATGGACCTTGCTTCTCGAGACTTGCTTTATGCTTCGCAGGACCGGCTTCAATTCCGCGTTAGAGACTTTGTGATAAAAATCCTCGCTGAATCCTTTCAAGTCAATTTTTATGGCATCCAGGACGTCGCACATTTCCTGCAAAGGTTGCTCGTTCATGAAACCGCAACTCACGAGCACACTTCTTAAGTCCGCTTTTCTTGCCGAGCGGGCTATGTCGGTCAGATACTCGATGAATACGGTCGGTTCATTGTAAGTAAATGCTATGATGGGAGCCTTTTCAGAGCTTGCACTACCCACGATTCCATCCGGTTGAACAAAACTCACGGGAAAGTCTTCGGGTTTCGCCTGCGAGATTTCCCAGTTCTGGCAGAACTGGCATGATAGGGGACAGCCGGCGGTTGCCAGAGAATATGCCTGGCTGCCGGGAAGAAAATGATAAAACGGTTTTTTCTCGATCGGGTCGACATGGATAGCTATCGGTCTTCCGTAGACGAGACTTCTAAGTTTTCCGTCAACGTTTACTCTCGCCCTACATTTTCCCGACTCCCTCTCTTTTATGACACATCCTTGTGCACACAAGAGACACTTTACGATTTTTTGCCCATGATCGAATTGAGTTAAGCCCTTAAGTTCAGATGGGGAAGCGTGGCATGTTGAACAATCGACGCTCTCTGATTCCGTTGAAAGCCAGTATCGAGCAAGAGGGGCATCTTTATAGAGATTCTCTCTATAATCGATTTCGTGACTATGCTCTATCCAGCTGAACAACTCTCTGAGCAGCTGTGGAGATGACAGCGCGACGCAAGAGCCTCCGATAATCAATCCGGACTTTGAAACAAATTCCCGCCTGGAGAGATTCTGTGCGTTCATTATCTAAGTCGGTCTCCTTATCAAGACATCACCCAGCTTCCGAAAACAGAGCGTTATTCGGATTATTTCCTGTCGCCATGTTCCCTGATAGATTGTGAATTGGTACCCACAGTTCCGTCTGCACTACGACAAAAGTCTAACTGTCTTTTATTTAATTGTCAAGCCGGAAGGATAAGTGGAGTGGCAATCAATGCGACTAACGCGGCACATCTTCTTCAAAGCAGTCGATTGCCATTCCCGATTCGTCATGTTCTATATAGCGCGAAACACAATACAGATATTCTCGCCCCTTATTTTAAGAACACAGCCTTTAGTGTTCGCCTTTGCTCTATCCCGGCCTGGACAAAATCTATCGTGATGAAGTAGGTCCCGGACGAAAGATTCGAGAAATCTACCGCAACGTCATTTTTCCCTTTATGCAAACTTATCTTTTCGTTTCTGACTAACTTACCCGTAACCGAATACACGAAAAGACCAGCCCGCGATGGAGAGGATTGAAGGTTTATACTAATATTAGTAGCCGGGTTGAACGGATTCGGGTACGGTCCGGAAATGGAGAACGTCGATGGTTTGTTTTCATGGACAATATCCGGAGTTTGGAATCCTGCATCGACCCATGCTGAATACACGAGAGAGGCAAGCGAGACTGATGCATCCTGCAATTGCGAGATGGTCATGGCACCTAATCTCGTCCACATGAGCTGATAATAGAGATTTGAAGATGTATTCCCCGCCGCAGCGGTTGCCGAATCGTCCGCATCGTCTATCATCTGGAATTTCGAGTTGGACTGATAAATAACCTGAAACGCAAAATCTAGGACATTTGGAATATAGTGAGCCGTGTCGGCAGCGATCGTAATTTGATTTGAGTAATCATTGATCATGGTCGTCTCATATCGAGAGTGGACTCCCTTTCGATTGTAAGTCTCGGTGCAATGCAACGGCTGATGCGCGTCCCCGATGTAATGGCCAAGGTCGGCAACTATCCTGTTTGCATTTGTCGTATCATGTTTTTCCAGGAAGGAGACTAGGGAATCGTAATCCGATTTTATTGCCCAGGGGAGAACGCCGTTTTTATAGACGGTTGAAGATCCGTACTCGGCAATCAGCGAATCGAGGTCATGCGGGAACCAGCTCGAATGAAACTCCGGGTAATAATCGATGTCTATGAAATGCCGCGGAGCTTCGTTCGGATCCGAGCTCTTGCGGTTGTCGGCATCGGAAGCATGGGCAGCGTAATACGAAGTGTATTGTGCAAACCACAATGTATCTACGGGGAAATGAATTGTAAACGATTGATTTATTATCTTGTGCCCTTCTTGTCCCCATCCGAATGCCGACGACGAATATAGGGTAAGAGAAACCGCAAGCGCAAAATGTATTCTTCGCTTCATCACTCCTCCAACAAAGATTTTGTTTGCAAGGTAAAGTCCCTTCGGCAATTCCGTCGACGGCCGATCTTCTTGAATTAAGTTTCTACGATACTAAATATAATCAATCACCAGACGGAAGTGGAAGGGATGGGTAGTATCCTAATTTCGCGCAAAGTCGCAGCTCAATACTTCTCATTTCTCTATCTTACTTCATCAAGACCAGTTTCTTTGTCGATTCAAATTTCTGTCCGTCGTTTCCCAATGCAGCAATCCGATAGAAATACACTCCGCTTGCAAACCTGTCCATGTTCATAACTTCGTTGTATCTTCCGGCGTTCATCGTTCCATAATGATCCTCACGCACTTTCTGTCCGAGTACATTGTAAATATCCAGTGTCACGTTCGATTGCTCCTTGAGATCGAAGCGTATCGTGGTAGACGGATTGAACGGGTTCGGATAATTTTGGTAGAGGGCATATGTCTTGGGAACGTTCACCGTAACAGAAAGAGTGGTCAAGTCTTTGATAGATCCATTCGTTGATACGCTTTGGATCTCATACTGGTAGGTCGAGCCTGGGGTAACGTGGTCGTCCGTGAAATTGTACGCCCTCCCCGCGCTGCTGGTTCCAACTCCCTTCAGATTGTTATTGCTAGCGTAGCTCGATACGAGTTTGAAGGATGTTGTACCGGGATCCTTTCGTAAAATATTGAAACCGGCATTACTGACCTCCGATTGTGTTCTCCATGTGAGCGTCACGGATCCTGCGTCAGCCGTTGCAAGGAACTCGGTCGCCTGTACCGAAAGAGGGACATCGCTCGGCCTGACGGCAAACGGGTAAGCTGTTATACTGCCGATAATCGGGCTGCTTGTTGGACCCGTATTTATGGAAGTAGCATCCTCTCCGTCAGTTGCAAGGGCGTAGAGAACGTGCGTTCCCAACGTGAGAGTGCTCGAAGTGCCGGTGTATGGTCCGACGCCACTCGCCTTCTGCCATGTGCCTTGCCAGGTATCCGTCGCATAGTAGACGGCTTGCACGGGAGGAGCGGTTGGCGTGTAAGTGCTGGCAGCATTGAAAGTGAACGTCGGGGTCGCGCTCGAAGTCTGGTCGTTGGTGAGCGGGGTTATTGTAGTCGTAAGCGGGATAGCCTGAGAATTCTCTTCAGATATGACCGTCTCATTATTGCTGCCGACGTTCGCGACATATATTTTATTCGTGACCGGATTAACAGCCACGGCAAACGGAATCGCTCCGGCGATCACCGGGGTTGTTTTAAACGTCGCGGCAATAAAGATCGCCGTGTTACCCACGCCGTCGATCACGGTAACGGTATCGCTGGCATAGTTTGCCACGTAGATCTTGTTTGTAATCGGGTTAACAGCAACGGCAACGGGGTTTATACCGACAGGTATGGGTCTTGTCTTGTTTGTCGCACCGTCGATCACCGTAACGCTGGCGCTTCCGTTGTTTGCCACGTAGATCCTGTTAGTCACCGTGTTGATTGCAATAGCGTAAGGATTCGTCCCGACTGCCAATTGGGTTCCCCCCGCGACAGTATCATTTGTTGCCCCGTCGTACACGGTCACGTAGTTGCCGAGCGCTAAATAGATCCTGTTTGTCACCGGATTGACTGCAACGATAGAATTAATAATTCCGGGCCTGACTATCTTGGTCATGGTGTTCGTTGCACCATCTACCACGGTCATCCCATTCGTGCCCGGTACATATATTTTATTTGTCACCTGGTTGACCGCAACGGTGCCGGGGTTACCCCCTGTCGTCAGGAGTGTGGTATCGTTCGTCGCCCCGTCAATCACTGTCACCGTCCCGCCGTCGTTCGCCACGTAAATCTTGTTCGTAACCGGATTTACCGCAACGGCCGAAGGAACGAGCCCGGCGGAGACCAGCGTGGTATCGTTTGTTGCTCCATCGATTATCGTCACGTTTTTGCTGTAATGGTTTGCCACGTATATCTTGTTCGTAACTTGGTTTACAGCGACGGCCTCTGGACTCCTCCCGGCGGGAACCGTGGTAGTGGCGTTTGTTTCCCCGTCGATAACGGTTACGCTGCTGTCTCCGTCATTCGGCACGTAGATCTTATTCGTCACAGGGTTGATCGCGACGGCATCGGGTCCCGATCCGCCGGGCACGGCGGTTGTCGCGTTTGTTGCCCCGTCAATTACCGTTGCGTTGCTCGCGAGGTTATTCGTCGTATAGATCCTATCCGTGACGGGGTTGACTGCAATAGCGTAAGATGGATATCCTGATGACACGGTGGATGTTGTCTTCGTCGCGCCATCGATGACCCTCACGCCACCGCCATCGTCCGCCACATAGATCTTATCCGTCAGCGGGTTAACTGCCACTCCATAAGGCAGCGAGCCGCCGGAAACCATGGCTGTGTCGTCTGTTGCCCCGTCTATGATAGTCACTTTGTAATTGTTGACGTCCACGACATAAACAGTATTGGTTACGGGGTTGACTGCAAGCGAAGAAGGGCCGCTGCCCGCGGGCACAAGCGTGGTGTCATTTGTCGCGCCGTCGATAACTGTCACGTTGTTACTGGCGGAGTTTGTTACATATATCTTGTCGGTGACCGGATTGACCGCCACCCCGAAAGGGTTTGAGCCGGCTGCTACGAGCGATGTATCGTTCGTCATTTCGTCGATGACTGTCACGTTACTGCTGTTGTAGTTTGCCGCGTACACTTTTTTCGTCACCGGATTGAGCGCAATGGCATCGGGGTTCGATCCGGCAGGTACGATCGTCGTGTCGTTTGTCGCTCCGTTGATCACCGTTACTGTATTATCGCCGTAGTTCGCCACATAGATCTTATCCGTCACGGGATCGACTGCAATGGCATAAGGACTAGCACCGGCAGAGACGTCGACTGTATCATTTGTTGCCCCATCGATTATTGTCACATTGTTGCTGCCGTTGTTTGCCACATAGATCTTGTTGGTGATGGTGTTAACCGCGATAGCAAGGGGACTCGTTCCGACCGGAACTGTGGTGGTGTCGTTTGTTGCCCCGTCTATCACCGTTACGCTGCCGCTGCCGTTGTTCGCGACGTATATCTTATTCGTCACCGGGTTGACCGCCACCGCAATAGGAGTTGTCCCGACATCAAGCATGGCGGTCACAGTCTGCGCAAAGACCGTTGCTCCCGTGGGAAGAAACAAAAGCAAAGCGTAGATTGCCAGCCGCCGCAGCGTCGGCAATCCGCGCATTAATCTGTGGGAAAAAGTTTTTACGGTACCGCTTAACATGGTCGAACCTGTAGCCTTAGGTTGCATCTTGCACTCTCCTCCAAAATTTGGTTGATGAACTCGATCTCTCCTCGCTGTTTAACGCCAGCAAAGCAGGATTCAGGATGAAGCATCGTAATATGCTTCTTCCCGGTTGAAATGATGTCTTGTATAGGAATAAAGATGAGGGTTGAACGGACGCCCTAGAGCGAGAACAGGCAAAAGCTAATGGAAACTCCTGGCGTTTCTCAATCTAGTCCTACTAAATTTGTCAACATATTTTTCCGTTTCATGGTTCCCGGAAGCCATGGATTCTCACACGACCATGGCGATGTTTTGTTGATCGACCGCCAAAGAAAGTGACCGCTACTTTCCTGAGGATGCAGCTGTCATTCCAACTTGCCTACTTCATTAATACTAATTTCTTTGTCGAAACAAACTTCTGCCCGTCATCGCCCGTTGCTTTGATCCGGTAAAAGTACACGCCGCTTGCAAATTTGTCCATGTTAACGCCCTCGTTGTATCTTCCCGGGCTCATGTTTCCGTAATTGTTTTCTAATATTTTTTGTCCGAGTGTGTTATAAATATCGAGAGTCACCATCGAAGCCTCTTTCAAATCGAACCTGATCGCGGTGGACGGGTTGAACGGGTTCGGATAATTCTGGTAGAGGGCATAGTCCTTCGGAACATCAACAGTGACCCATAAGGTATTTAAGTCCTTCGTCGTACCGTTTATGGATACGCTCTGAATTTTGTATTCGTAAGTCATGCCTGACTGAATTTTTGCATCCGTAAAACTGTAGGCCCTGCCCGAGGTGCTGGTTCCTAATCCTTTTAAGTTGTCGTTGCCGATGTAGCCCCCGATGAGCTCAAAGAGAGTAGATGCAGAATCTGTAGGCACAGACCGGAAACCATCGGAGCGCAGGATGTTGAAACCAGCATTATCTACTTCAGATTGTGTTCCCCATGTGAGAGTCACCTTGTCATAATCTGCTTTTGCGACAAACGAAGTTACCTGTACGTACAAGGAATGATCGCCGGAAGAACCCATGGTCCAGTCGGAAAAGCCGTTAACATTCAACGTAATCTGCCGCGGGTCACCACTTACACTAAACGGTCCTGCATACGCTTGCCAACCGGAACCTTCGTTCCGATATACGATGACATGGTTAGTATCCACGCCATTGTCGAAGTCTCTGAGCCAGCTGAAGGTGACAGTCCTTCCACTTGCAGGCTGATGGTCTACAGTAATCTGCCATGTAGTCGCTATGCCGGAATCGCCGCCTGAAGTAACGATTCCTCCGCTCCCCGTCTTTCTTGTGAATCCGACATTTCCGAGATTGTCGCTTCCGGGCTGAATAAGGAGACCAAGTAAGTGCAACGAATCTGTCCCGATATCCCTTGGAGCAACTTCGACCGTTCCTATGATTTTTCCGCTTGAAGTCTCATTTGGATTTTGTGCCGATGTATCGAACACTATTTTACTGCTATCGCCGATTACAATGTTCCCGTTTGTGAGATTTAAGTTCCCTGATACGGTTAAGTTCGACGACAAAACCAAACCGCCGCTGTCGACTGAGATAGAATCGAATACAGGCGGCGTGGCAAATTTCACTATCACATTCTTAGAGGCATGAAATTTTCCTGAATGAATTCCTGCCATTACGTTAAGTGTATCGCCGCTACTCAGAGCATTTACTGCACTGTCTATGTCGCTGTTTGTGCTCCATACCCATGCGGAAGTGTGAGGATCCCCCGCGTAATTTTTATCCCACCAGGGAGAATAATTAATGCCATCGCTCACCATATCGCCGGATGCAGAGAAATTGGTAGCCGCATTATATGGGCCGTCTGCAGAACCGAACCAGTTGCCGATTGCATTGACAGTCACGCCGGACAATACATTCGACAAGCCGGATTGAGTATTTGTGTATATGGCCGCGTTACTAACTTCTATATTTACGGGTGACGTATTAAGTAATGATTGTGCCGGCGGATCCCAATAATTCGGTGCCGGCGGGTTGGCCACCTCGCCGAACCTTATGCCTACAGTATTACCTGTAAAAGTTCCTCCATTCACCGTGACTCCGTCCAACGTCGCACTCGGAGAAATCGCGTCGGTTCCCGTTCCACGTGCTTTTACACTGAGCCCTGCGCCGGCATATGACCCGATTCCATTACCCGTTACCGTCAAGTTGTTAAAGACAAGATTCTCATAGCTGCCGTATTTAAGAGTTACGTCGATGCCTGCGTTGTTCCATGCCCAATAATACGGAGACCGGGCAATGTTACCGTTATTGCTAACCGTCACGTTGGTAAAGATTGCATCGGATAACTTTTCAGTGTAAAATCCTTTTACGGAATTACTGTCAAAAGTAGTATTGTTCATCTGCATATACTGCACCGTAGATGGGTTGGTGGCATCATTAAAAAATACCATCCCATAAGTCATGTCCCTGAATTCGCAGTTATTCACTACAAAGTGGGTCAGACTCGTAGCCCCATCTATTGCGACTCCCCACTCGTTAGACGATGAAGGCGAGACATGCGGATTTGCCTGACCCGGCGTATCGCCGCTTACATTACCGATGATGCGGACATTGTCTAGCTCCACATAGGAATAAGATGCCACATAATCTGCTGCTGCTGTGCCGGGCTGCAGAATAATTCCCGGACGTGGGTACCCGATGTTCGGTCCCGGGTTTATTTGCAAATCTTTGATCAAAACAGGATCGTTGCTGTCGGTTCCGGATGCACTTAATATTATGTTCGGCCTGTAGCCGGTACCGTATGTCACGCCCGCAACATCCGGGAGCTTGGTGAAGTCGGTTTGTGCGCCGGTGTTTTTGAGGAGTGTTCCGTCGCCGCCGCTTCCCGCCCCGAGAAGTGAGACCCGCTTGTTGATATTGAAAGTTTCGTCGAATGTGCCTGCCGTTATATGCACCGTGTCTCCGTCAGTTGCGGCATTGACCGCGGTCTGTATTTTCATTCCGCTGCCGACTTGAAACGAACCGGTAGATATCTGGCGTATGTAAGAAGCGGTATCAGAGCCTGACAACGCCAGGTCCGCATACGTTGTAGCAATAGTTACCGCATGCGCCAGACTATCCGAATACCAGGTATAACCTGAGTACAAATTATTTTTTACGAAATAATCATAACCATTGATGTTTATGTTCGTGTTTGTAAGACCAAATTCATCCTGAGCATATATTTTGTTGGGTTCAGTTATAGTGCAGGTGGACCCGTCGATATTAATATTGTCCGATCCGCGATTGGCTTGGGTAGAACCCGAGCAATACACAGCCATGCCGCCCCATGCATTTCCACCGGTCGTTATGTGCGAGACACTGGCCCCATGGACGCCGCTTAAACTCATCCCGTTGCCATATGCTGCGTTTTGGGTTGTCACATAACTGATTGTCGCATTGTCCACACCATTTAAATCGACCCCGCTCCGGTTGCCGTTTTGCACGGTTATATGAGAGATCGTAATGTCACTTATAATCGACGGAGCGTTCGACACATGTATGGCATACCCCCCGCCTGCACTGGTCCCGGATTTCCCCGACACGAAGGGAGGGATTATTGTGAAATTGCTTAACACAACGTCAGAAGAAGATACAAGAATTCCCCAGTCTGTCTTACTGGCTGATGCATCGATTGTCGTGATACTCTCACCGGCTCCCAGAATAGTAAGACTCTTATTAACAGTCAGTCTTCCACTTTGCACGTACGTACCGGCAGCAATGTTGACTGTACCGTTCGATGTGACGGCATCGATACCGGCCTGAATGGCGTTGAGTGGTGTGAGCAGACTGCCTTGAGCGCCGGCAGAACCTGACGTTGCGACTTGAACTTGCGTGCGGTTGCACGTCACGTATGCCTGATCTTGAACAGTCCATCCGCTGTTGCTTGAGCTGTTGCCCAGGAGTGCCTGCTGCACGCCGGTCGGGGCCGCACCTCCCGGGTAAGGGTTAGCGTGAGTCGTAGTGCCGTCCCAGTATCCGTTGAGGTGAAGGTTGAGTCCCCACTCGTTGCCATATTGCCCTTGGGTGTTGCTGGCGATCGTGATTCCGCTGCCGTCCGTATATTGGACGGAGATCCCGGACTTAGTGTTCTCGATGCGGTTGCCCGTAATGGACCCGGTGTTATTGCGTCCGTCGACAAGGATGCCGTTGCGGACATCGTGGATATTGTTGTTCGTAATCGTAAAACCGGTCACGCCTTGCGACACGGCGATGCCGCGGCTAATGTTGCTGCCCCAGCTGTATGTAGTGTAAGACGACGACACCGGACCAGCGATTTCGAAGCCCTGAATCGTTACATCGTTCGTCGTAATGTCGAAACCGTTCACCGTAGAGTTGTTAGGAACGGAGATCATAGCCCCCGACTGACCAACCAGCGTGAGACTCTTGTTGATAGTAATGTCGGTGCCGGCGTATACCCCTGCTTTAACGTCGATCACGTCGCCATTCGCGCTGGCATTAATTGCATACGGTATAGTCTTCCATGGGTTGTCGGATGAACCGTTGCCGGAGATGTCGCTTCCGGTTGCACTTACATACCAATTTGTTTGAGCAAAGCTCATGCTTGCGGCAAGCAATAAAGTAAAAACTATGGCCCGCAGTGGTCTGAATACTTTTACATCAGCCAATACTATTCTATAACTTGCAGCCCTGTCTTTCACCATCTCCTTCTCCTTAATTAGATTTTATGAGATAATAGCTTCTTCCGGCTACGCTCTCCATCTACCATAGATCATGCTTAAAAAAATAATTATCCCGCGGAGCTCTCGCTGTTTTCTGGAATCATTCGTCGACAGATGCCATCGGCGGTTTCCGGGAAGAGGATTGGTAGCGCCATATCCTCTTCTCAAAACCTTAATACCGGTTTCACTCTAAGGATTTATTTCCAGCCCAGACATGAACCGGGAATAGGGTCCCTTTATAAACGCTATTTCATTAATACTAATTTCTTTGTCGAAACGAACTTCTGTCCGTCATTACCAACGGCGGCAATCCTGTAGAAGTAGACTCCGCTCGCATACTTATCCATGTCGACAACCTTCTCATATCTCCCCGCGCTAATAGTCCCGTAGTCATTTGCAAAGACTCTCTGTCCGAGCGTGTTGTAAATTTCAAAAGTCACCGACGAAGCTTGTTTCAAATCGAACCTGATCGTCGTCGACGGGTTGAACGGGTTCGGAAAGTTTTGGTACAAAGCATAGTTCCTTGGGACGTCAACTTTTATGAAAAGCGTTGTCAGATCTTGCTTTACTCCGTAGGTTGAAACGGTTTGTACTTTGTACTCGTACGT encodes the following:
- a CDS encoding T9SS type A sorting domain-containing protein codes for the protein MQPKATGSTMLSGTVKTFSHRLMRGLPTLRRLAIYALLLFLPTGATVFAQTVTAMLDVGTTPIAVAVNPVTNKIYVANNGSGSVTVIDGATNDTTTVPVGTSPLAIAVNTITNKIYVANNGSNNVTIIDGATNDTVDVSAGASPYAIAVDPVTDKIYVANYGDNTVTVINGATNDTTIVPAGSNPDAIALNPVTKKVYAANYNSSNVTVIDEMTNDTSLVAAGSNPFGVAVNPVTDKIYVTNSASNNVTVIDGATNDTTLVPAGSGPSSLAVNPVTNTVYVVDVNNYKVTIIDGATDDTAMVSGGSLPYGVAVNPLTDKIYVADDGGGVRVIDGATKTTSTVSSGYPSYAIAVNPVTDRIYTTNNLASNATVIDGATNATTAVPGGSGPDAVAINPVTNKIYVPNDGDSSVTVIDGETNATTTVPAGRSPEAVAVNQVTNKIYVANHYSKNVTIIDGATNDTTLVSAGLVPSAVAVNPVTNKIYVANDGGTVTVIDGATNDTTLLTTGGNPGTVAVNQVTNKIYVPGTNGMTVVDGATNTMTKIVRPGIINSIVAVNPVTNRIYLALGNYVTVYDGATNDTVAGGTQLAVGTNPYAIAINTVTNRIYVANNGSASVTVIDGATNKTRPIPVGINPVAVAVNPITNKIYVANYASDTVTVIDGVGNTAIFIAATFKTTPVIAGAIPFAVAVNPVTNKIYVANVGSNNETVISEENSQAIPLTTTITPLTNDQTSSATPTFTFNAASTYTPTAPPVQAVYYATDTWQGTWQKASGVGPYTGTSSTLTLGTHVLYALATDGEDATSINTGPTSSPIIGSITAYPFAVRPSDVPLSVQATEFLATADAGSVTLTWRTQSEVSNAGFNILRKDPGTTSFKLVSSYASNNNLKGVGTSSAGRAYNFTDDHVTPGSTYQYEIQSVSTNGSIKDLTTLSVTVNVPKTYALYQNYPNPFNPSTTIRFDLKEQSNVTLDIYNVLGQKVREDHYGTMNAGRYNEVMNMDRFASGVYFYRIAALGNDGQKFESTKKLVLMK
- the amrS gene encoding AmmeMemoRadiSam system radical SAM enzyme, whose protein sequence is MNAQNLSRREFVSKSGLIIGGSCVALSSPQLLRELFSWIEHSHEIDYRENLYKDAPLARYWLSTESESVDCSTCHASPSELKGLTQFDHGQKIVKCLLCAQGCVIKERESGKCRARVNVDGKLRSLVYGRPIAIHVDPIEKKPFYHFLPGSQAYSLATAGCPLSCQFCQNWEISQAKPEDFPVSFVQPDGIVGSASSEKAPIIAFTYNEPTVFIEYLTDIARSARKADLRSVLVSCGFMNEQPLQEMCDVLDAIKIDLKGFSEDFYHKVSNAELKPVLRSIKQVSRSKVHLEIVNLVVPTLNDSDKMMDDLANWVFGEVGPDVPLHFTRFHPDYKLLNLPPTPISTLERAREIAMSKGIHYAFVGNVPGHPGNATYCPSCGKLVINRSGFFVTENHVKDGRCEYCGHTIAGVWK
- a CDS encoding T9SS type A sorting domain-containing protein, producing MVKDRAASYRIVLADVKVFRPLRAIVFTLLLAASMSFAQTNWYVSATGSDISGNGSSDNPWKTIPYAINASANGDVIDVKAGVYAGTDITINKSLTLVGQSGAMISVPNNSTVNGFDITTNDVTIQGFEIAGPVSSSYTTYSWGSNISRGIAVSQGVTGFTITNNNIHDVRNGILVDGRNNTGSITGNRIENTKSGISVQYTDGSGITIASNTQGQYGNEWGLNLHLNGYWDGTTTHANPYPGGAAPTGVQQALLGNSSSNSGWTVQDQAYVTCNRTQVQVATSGSAGAQGSLLTPLNAIQAGIDAVTSNGTVNIAAGTYVQSGRLTVNKSLTILGAGESITTIDASASKTDWGILVSSSDVVLSNFTIIPPFVSGKSGTSAGGGYAIHVSNAPSIISDITISHITVQNGNRSGVDLNGVDNATISYVTTQNAAYGNGMSLSGVHGASVSHITTGGNAWGGMAVYCSGSTQANRGSDNINIDGSTCTITEPNKIYAQDEFGLTNTNININGYDYFVKNNLYSGYTWYSDSLAHAVTIATTYADLALSGSDTASYIRQISTGSFQVGSGMKIQTAVNAATDGDTVHITAGTFDETFNINKRVSLLGAGSGGDGTLLKNTGAQTDFTKLPDVAGVTYGTGYRPNIILSASGTDSNDPVLIKDLQINPGPNIGYPRPGIILQPGTAAADYVASYSYVELDNVRIIGNVSGDTPGQANPHVSPSSSNEWGVAIDGATSLTHFVVNNCEFRDMTYGMVFFNDATNPSTVQYMQMNNTTFDSNSVKGFYTEKLSDAIFTNVTVSNNGNIARSPYYWAWNNAGIDVTLKYGSYENLVFNNLTVTGNGIGSYAGAGLSVKARGTGTDAISPSATLDGVTVNGGTFTGNTVGIRFGEVANPPAPNYWDPPAQSLLNTSPVNIEVSNAAIYTNTQSGLSNVLSGVTVNAIGNWFGSADGPYNAATNFSASGDMVSDGINYSPWWDKNYAGDPHTSAWVWSTNSDIDSAVNALSSGDTLNVMAGIHSGKFHASKNVIVKFATPPVFDSISVDSGGLVLSSNLTVSGNLNLTNGNIVIGDSSKIVFDTSAQNPNETSSGKIIGTVEVAPRDIGTDSLHLLGLLIQPGSDNLGNVGFTRKTGSGGIVTSGGDSGIATTWQITVDHQPASGRTVTFSWLRDFDNGVDTNHVIVYRNEGSGWQAYAGPFSVSGDPRQITLNVNGFSDWTMGSSGDHSLYVQVTSFVAKADYDKVTLTWGTQSEVDNAGFNILRSDGFRSVPTDSASTLFELIGGYIGNDNLKGLGTSTSGRAYSFTDAKIQSGMTYEYKIQSVSINGTTKDLNTLWVTVDVPKDYALYQNYPNPFNPSTAIRFDLKEASMVTLDIYNTLGQKILENNYGNMSPGRYNEGVNMDKFASGVYFYRIKATGDDGQKFVSTKKLVLMK
- a CDS encoding T9SS type A sorting domain-containing protein translates to MKRRIHFALAVSLTLYSSSAFGWGQEGHKIINQSFTIHFPVDTLWFAQYTSYYAAHASDADNRKSSDPNEAPRHFIDIDYYPEFHSSWFPHDLDSLIAEYGSSTVYKNGVLPWAIKSDYDSLVSFLEKHDTTNANRIVADLGHYIGDAHQPLHCTETYNRKGVHSRYETTMINDYSNQITIAADTAHYIPNVLDFAFQVIYQSNSKFQMIDDADDSATAAAGNTSSNLYYQLMWTRLGAMTISQLQDASVSLASLVYSAWVDAGFQTPDIVHENKPSTFSISGPYPNPFNPATNISINLQSSPSRAGLFVYSVTGKLVRNEKISLHKGKNDVAVDFSNLSSGTYFITIDFVQAGIEQRRTLKAVFLK